Within Candidatus Delongbacteria bacterium, the genomic segment AAGAGATCTTGCTTTCATTGCAATGGAAAATCGTAATGAGATAACCAATGAAAAAGAAAAAAACGAAATCTTATACGCGAAAAATAATGAATTAAAAAAAAACAATAACTAAACTAAGAGATTTAGATCGTGAAAAAAATAATTTGTTGCATATGATAACTCATGATCTTAAAAATCCGATATCTTCAATTATAGGATACGTATCATTGTCCAATTTTAAAAAGGATATGACAATTGAAGATTATAAAGAGTATTTTAACGTTATAGGATCTTCTGCTGAGTATATGTTGAAAGTAATCGAAAATCTTCTTGAACTTTCAAAACTTGAAAATAATAAATTATCATTTGTGTTTGATGATTTGACTATACATTTCGTAAAAGATAAAATATTATCTAATTATAACAACAAACTGATTTCCAAAAATATTGAACTTTTATTTTCTGGAAATTTAGAAACGATTATAAGAACAGATATTGCATATTTTATGAGAATAATTGACAACTTAATTTCAAATGCTATCAAATTTACTTATCCACATAAAAAAATCTTCTTTAATGTTTCAAAAAAAGGTAATACCACAATAATTTCCATCAAAGATGAAGGTCAAGGTATGACGGAAAAGGATCTATCTAAAATCTTTGGGAAATTCGCTAGATTATCTGCAAGACCTACGGGTGATGAAAGTACGAGCGGTCTTGGCCTTTC encodes:
- a CDS encoding HAMP domain-containing histidine kinase; the protein is MITHDLKNPISSIIGYVSLSNFKKDMTIEDYKEYFNVIGSSAEYMLKVIENLLELSKLENNKLSFVFDDLTIHFVKDKILSNYNNKLISKNIELLFSGNLETIIRTDIAYFMRIIDNLISNAIKFTYPHKKIFFNVSKKGNTTIISIKDEGQGMTEKDLSKIFGKFARLSARPTGDESTSGLGLSIVKDICDKLGIEVAVSSEGKDQGTEFTLTISDIFTDNK